The Nycticebus coucang isolate mNycCou1 chromosome 8, mNycCou1.pri, whole genome shotgun sequence genome has a window encoding:
- the ZNF502 gene encoding zinc finger protein 502, translating to MLNMQGGEERETGRETCPEWTNKSALEHHVYEIDSPGLVAKRYQETEFQDSTLEKKYACKGMKENFSGEIPGPYLFQEGGFGEVTFIHKKEPPEMISQEFSFEKSLLLASNFVTHLRVSKEESLQQWERSNIHTSEISGHSKCLTLSTEKKSWKCNECGKIFTQSSSLTQHQRTHTGERPYACAECGKAFNRSSFLVQHQRIHTGLKPYGCEQCGKTFRCRSFLTQHQRIHTGEKPYRCNECGNSFRNHSHLTEHQRIHTGEKPYKCNRCEKAFSQNTHLIHHQRIHTGEKPYLCNECGTSFRKHSNLTQHQRIHTGEKPHKCDECGKTFQTKANLSQHQRIHTGEKPYKCKECGKAFCQSPSLIKHQRIHTGEKPYKCKECGKAFTQSTPLTKHQRIHTGERPYKCNECGKAFIQSICLIRHQRSHTGEKPYKCNQCGKGFNQNTCLTQHMRIHTGEKPYKCKECGKAFAHSSSLTEHHRTHTGEKLYKCSECEKTFRKYAHLSEHYRIHTGEKPYECIGCGKFFRHSSVLFRHQKLHSGE from the exons ATGTTGAATATGCAAGGAggtgaagagagagagactggaagaGAGACTTGTCCAG AATGGACAAACAAGTCTGCTTTAGAACATCATGTCTATGAAATTGATTCACCAGGGTTAGTAGCAAAGAGATACCAAGAGACTGAATTCCAGGATTCTACTCTTGAAAAGAAATATGCATGTAAGGGCATGAAGGAAAATTTTTCTGGAGAAATTCCTGGGCCTTACCTTTTCCAAGAAGGAGGTTTTGGGGAAGTAACTTTTATCCACAAAAAAGAACCCCCTGAAATGATTAGTCAAGAATTTAGTTTTGAGAAAAGCTTGCTTTTGGCCTCCAATTTTGTTACACATCTCAGAGTTTCTAAAGAAGAGAGTTTGCAACAGTGGGAAAGAAGTAACATACACACCAGTGAGATTTCAGGCCACAGCAAATGCTTAACTCTTTCCACAGAGAAAAAGTCTTggaaatgtaatgaatgtggaaaaatcTTTACTCAGAGCTCATCACTTACCCAACATCAGagaactcacactggagagaGACCCTATGCATGTgcagaatgtgggaaagcctttaatCGAAGCTCATTCCTTGttcaacatcaaagaattcacactGGACTGAAACCATATGGATGTGAGCAGTGTGGGAAAACATTTAGATGTCGATCATTTCTTACTCAGCATCAGAGaatccacactggagagaaaccttacagatgtaatgaatgtgggaattCCTTCCGTAATCACTCACATCTCActgaacatcagagaattcacactggagagaaaccttataaatgtaaCAGATGTGAGAAGGCATTCAGTCAGAACACACACCTTATTCATCATCAGAGGATTCACACTGGTGAGAAGCCTTATCTATGCAATGAATGTGGCACTTCTTTTCGCAAACACTCAAATCTTAcacaacatcagagaattcacactggggAAAAACCCCATAAATGTGATGAATGTGGGAAAACCTTCCAAACAAAGGCAAACCTTTCTCAGCATCAAAGAatccatactggagagaaaccctataaatgtaaggaatgtggcaaagccttttgTCAGAGCCCATCTCTTATAAAACATCAGCGAatccatactggagaaaaaccctataaatgtaagGAGTGTGGCAAAGCTTTTACTCAAAGCACTCCACTCACTAAGCACCAGAGAATCCATACAGGGGAGAGACCATACAAATgcaatgaatgtggaaaagccttcattCAGAGTATTTGCCTTATTCGGCATCAGAGAAgtcacactggagaaaaaccctataaatgcaatcagtgtggaAAGGGCTTTAATCAGAATACCTGCCTCACTCAGCATatgagaattcatactggagagaagccttataaatgtaaagaatgtggaaaagcctttgcTCATAGTTCATCTCTTACTGAACATCATAGAActcacactggtgagaaactttATAAATGTAGTGAGTGTGAGAAAACCTTTCGGAAGTATGCACATCTTAGTGAACATTACAGAATTCACACTGGTGAGAAGCCTTATGAATGCATTGGATGTGGAAAGTTTTTCAGGCATAGTTCTGTCCTTTTCAGACATCAGAAACTTCACAGTGGTGAATAA